From Desmodus rotundus isolate HL8 chromosome 12, HLdesRot8A.1, whole genome shotgun sequence, one genomic window encodes:
- the LOC123480341 gene encoding vomeronasal type-1 receptor 4-like, whose translation MREHSGSRKKSLGFLFINLRGRDCKGTCCIRSPGSSSPEDKDQSTRTHSMATRDLAVGMVFLLHTVIGVLGNFSLLYHYLFLYFTGYRLKFIDLIVNNLIVANFSVLLSSGVSYTMSSFGWYHHLNDFGCKFFLYVRGVGRGVSIGTTCLLSIIQAITISPMNSRWAELKHKAPKYIVPLIFLYWVLQMLINVVFLMYMSGNLSYKNITNTKRFGHCYSVRHDKLRDSLYAVLLSSPDFLCFVLMLWANSSMIFILYRHKQRVQHIHRTHLFSPSPPEARATKTILLLVSIFIFLNTLSSIFHIVLAVLNNPSWFICNTSSVLSLSFPTVSPFLILSRYSSVSRLSFARLSNMKSPNIMRNM comes from the exons ATGAGAGAGCATTCAGGCAGCAGGAAGAAGTCGTTGGGTTTCCTTTTTATCAATTTGAGAGGTAGAGACTGTAAGGGAACGTGTTGCATCAGGAGTCCAG GGTCCTCCAGTCCAGAAGACAAAGATCAGTCCACGAGAACACACAGCATGGCCACCAGGGATTTGGCAGTAGGAATGGTCTTCTTACTACACACCGTAATTGGAGTTTTGGggaatttctctcttctttatcaTTATCTCTTCCTTTACTTCACTGGATACAGGCTGAAGTTCATAGATTTGATTGTCAACAACCTGATTGTGGCCAACTTTTCAGTTCTGTTGTCTAGTGGAGTCTCCTATACCATGTCATCCTTTGGGTGGTATCATCACTTAAATGATTTTGGATGCAAATTTTTCCTCTATGTACGTGGAGTGGGCAGGGGTGTGTCCATTGGCACCACCTGCCTTCTGAGCATCATCCAAGCCATCACCATCAGCCCCATGAACTCCAGGTGGGCAGAGCTTAAACACAAAGCTCCCAAGTACATTGTCCCTTTAATTTTTCTGTACTGGGTCCTACAAATGTTGATAAATGTTGTTTTCCTTATGTATATGTCTGGTAATTTGAGCTACAAAAATATCACCAATACAAAACGTTTTGGGCACTGTTATTCTGTTCGTCATGATAAATTGAGGGACTCATTATATGCAGTATTGTTATCATCCCctgattttttatgttttgtgctCATGCTCTGGGCCAACAGCTCCATGATCTTCATCCTGTACAGACACAAGCAGAGGGTCCAACACATTCACAGAACCCACCtcttttctccatctcctcctgAGGCCAGAGCTACCAAAACCATTCTTCTCCTGGTGAgcatatttatctttttgaacACCCTTTCCTCCATCTTTCATATTGTTTTAGCTGTTTTAAATAATCCCAGCTGGTTCATCTGCAACACCAGTTCAGTACTCTCTCTGAGTTTCCCAACTGTCAGCCCCTTTCTGATCCTGAGCCGTTACTCCAGTGTCTCCAGGCTCAGCTTTGCCAGGCTAAGCAATATGAAATCCCCTAATATTATGAGAAATATGTAA